The following coding sequences are from one Raphanus sativus cultivar WK10039 unplaced genomic scaffold, ASM80110v3 Scaffold1059, whole genome shotgun sequence window:
- the LOC108823945 gene encoding 60S ribosomal protein L9-2 — MKTILSSETMDIPEGVSIKVHAKVIEVEGPRGKLTRDFKHLNLDFQLIKDDVTGKRQLKIDSWFGSRKASASIRTALSHVSNLIAGVTQGFLYKMRFVYAHFPINASISGDNKSIEIRNFLGEKKVRKVDMLDGVTIVRSEKVKDEITLEGNDIELVSRSCALINQKCHVKKKDIRKFLDGIYVSEKGKIAVEE; from the exons ATGAAGACGATCTTATCATCCGAGACCATGGACATCCCCGAAGGCGTCTCCATCAAGGTCCACGCCAAGGTGATCGAAGTGGAAGGCCCACGCGGGAAGCTCACTCGCGACTTCAAGCATCTCAACCTCGATTTCCAGCTCATCAAAGACGACGTCACGGGCAAGCGACAGCTCAAGATCGACTCGTGGTTCGGCTCCCGCAAGGCCAGCGCCTCGATCAGAACCGCTCTGAGCCACGTCAGCAATCTCATCGCTGGCGTCACTCAGGGTTTCCTCTACAAGATGAGGTTCGTGTATGCTCATTTCCCTATCAACGCTTCCATCTCCGGCGACAACAAGTCCATCGAGATCCGTAACTTCCTCGGCGAGAAGAAGGTCAGGAAGGTTGATATGTTGGATGGTGTTACCATTGTTCGGTCTGAGAAAGTCAAGGATGAGATTACTCTTGAGGGTAATGATATCGAGCTTGTCTCCCGTTCATGCGCTCTTATTAATCAG AAATGCcatgtgaagaagaaggatatTAGGAAGTTTCTTGATGGTATCTATGTGAGCGAGAAGGGCAAGATCGCTGTTGAAGAATGA
- the LOC130503609 gene encoding uncharacterized protein LOC130503609: MIVTMFENRYPFRGSSSAGKYSSPPPPQTVNESDLITKSITLFSLSESQIATATQVHLNRHARERLAFYLMRRTLLLNTRIMQRRKEQKNWRNRKAKHLIV; the protein is encoded by the exons ATGATT GTAACGATGTTCGAGAATAGGTATCCGTTCAGAGGATCTTCTTCCGCCGGCAAATACTCTTCGCCACCGCCGCCACAGACTGTCAATG AGTCGGATCTTATTACGAAATCGATCACTCTGTTCTCCCTCTCAGAGTCTCAGATCGCCACAGCAACTCAAGTCCATCTGAATCGTCATG CGAGAGAAAGGTTAGCTTTTTACTTGATGCGGAGGACACTATTGCTGAATACGAGAATAATGCAAAGGCGAAAAGAACAGAAAAACTGGAGAAACAGGAAGGCTAAGCACTTGATCGTTTGA